Proteins from one Nicotiana tabacum cultivar K326 chromosome 23, ASM71507v2, whole genome shotgun sequence genomic window:
- the LOC142177398 gene encoding uncharacterized protein LOC142177398, which produces MEERSCNTQNDRPDRYMDEDYPRSKRKRSGVSYAHQFSVEVFYAVINLQLSELNSRFDVVTSDLLLGMACLNPIDSFANFDKDRIIKLAEYYPSEFDDNKLRDLSFQLDSFIVYARMPHSKLST; this is translated from the coding sequence ATGGAGGAACGgagctgtaatactcaaaacgaccggccagatcGTTACATGGATGAAGACTATCCAAGATCGAAACGAAAGAGGTCGGGAGTTTCATATGCACATCAATTTAGTGTGGAAGTATTTTATGCAGTTATTAATTTGCAACTTTCTGAGCTAAATAGTCGTTTTGATGTAGTGACTAGTGACTTACTCCTTGGTATGGCTTGTTTGAATCCGATTGATTCATTTGCTAATTTTGACAAAGATAGAATAATAAAGTTGGCCGAGTATTATCCAAGTGAGTTTGATGACAACAAGCTTCGAGATCTCAGCTTTCAGCTTGATAGTTTCATTGTCTATGCTCGAATGCCTCATAGCAAATTATCAACTTGA